The nucleotide window CGTGCGCTGGAACATCCTCGACACCGGTTCGCGCATCGACGGACGCGACGTCCGCACCGTGCGCCCGATCGTGTCTCAGGTCGGCGTGCTGCCGCGCGCCCACGGCTCGTCGCTGTTCACCCGCGGTGAGACCCAGGCCCTCGTGGTCGCCACCCTCGGCACCGGCGAGGACGAGCAGTTCATCGACGCGCTGGAAGGCACCTACAAGGAGACCTTCCTGCTGCACTACAACTTCCCTCCCTACTCGGTGGGCGAGACCGGCCGCATGGGCTCCCCGGGCCGTCGCGAGATCGGCCACGGCAAGCTCGCCTGGCGCGCCGTGCACCCCGTGCTGCCGCCGGCCCACGAGTTCCCGTACACGATCCGCGTCGTGTCCGAGATCACCGAGTCCAACGGCTCGTCCTCGATGGCCTCCGTCTGTGGCGCCTCGCTGTCGCTGATGGATGCGGGCGTGCCCCTGCGCCGTCCGGTGGCCGGCATCGCCATGGGCCTCATCCTCGAAGGTGAGCGCTACGCCGTGCTGTCCGACATCCTCGGCGACGAGGATCACCTCGGCGACATGGACTTCAAGGTGGCGGGCACGGAAGCCGGCATCACCTCGCTGCAGATGGACATCAAGATCGCCGGCATCACCGAGGAGATCATGAAGGTCGCCCTGCATCAGGCGCAGGAAGGCCGCGTCCACATCCTCGGCGAGATGGCCAAGGCCCTCACCGACGCCCGTCCCGAGCTCGGCGAATACGCGCCCCGCATCGAGACCATGCAGATCCCCACCGACAAGATCCGGGAAGTGATCGGCACCGGCGGCAAGGTGATCCGCGAGATCGTCGAGAAGACCGGCGCCAAGATCAACATCGACGACACCGGCACGGTGAAGATCGCCTCCAGCGACGGCAAGGCCATCAAGGCCGCCTATAACTGGATCCGTTCGATCGTAGCGGAAGCCGAGCCGGGCATGATCTATGACGGCACGGTCGTGAAGACGATGGAGTTCGGCGCCTTCGTGAACTTCTTCGGCGCCAAGGACGGTCTCGTCCACATCTCCGAACTCGCCGCTGCCCGCGTCGCCAAGGTCACCGACGTCGTCAAGGAAGGCGACAAGGTCAAGGTGAAGTTCCTCGGCCAGGACGACCGCGGCAAGATCCGCCTCTCCATGAAGGTCGTCGATCAGGAGACCGGCGAGGACATCACCGAGAAGCTCAAGGCCGAGCGCAACGCCGACCAGGACCGCGCCCGCGGCCCGCGTCAGGAGGCGTAATCCGCCTCGGCCTCATGGCCGAACGAGTCTGAGAAGCGCGGTCCCGCGAGGGGCCGCGCTTTTTTCATGGTGTCTGCTGGATAGGCCGCCGCCGACGACGCCGAGCGCCCCTTGGGACGCTCGGCGTCGTTATGGAATGTCTCGTTCAGGCGCTCGGCGACGCCCTCAATTCGCTCGCGAGACCTCGACGAGGTTGTCCGAGAACGAGGGGGCGTGGCCCATATCGGTGAAGGCGCCCGACGAGATGCTGTTGACCGTGCCGTCGTTGAGCTGGCGCCAGTAGCCGAGCGTCGCCACCACGATGCCGGGCTTCACGTCGTCGGTGATGCGGGCCACGCCCTTGAAGGCGCCGCGGTCGTTGGCGACCTGCACCCGGTCACCATCCCTGACGTCGCGGGCGTCCGCGTCGGCTTGACTGATCATCACGAACTGCTCGCCCTGGCCCTTCTGCTTGTCCTCCATGTTCGCGTAGCAGGAGTTCAGGAAGTAGTGGCTCTTGGGCGAGACGATGTTGAGCGGGAAGCGCTTGGCCAGCTCCGGGTCGTTGGTGTGGGATTCGCGCGGGCCGAGATAGTCGGGCAACGGATCGAGCGCCTCGCCGGGCTGGAAGGCCTCGTACATCTGCCGGAACGGCGGTGCGACGAAGTTCGTGGCGCCCTCGACCATGAACATGCACTTGCCGGTCGGCGTCGGGAAGTTGCCCTCCTTGTGCGGAGCCCGGTCGTCCGGCGTGCCGACCTTGAGCCGCGCGAAACCGTGCTCGCGCATATACTGGAGGTCGATGCCCTCGCAGGCCGGCGCGTTCCAGTCGACGTAGTGCTCCAGGCACTCCGTATCGGTCCACTTGAAGTTCTCGTCCTCATAGCCGAGCCGGGCGGCGAGCTGGCGGAAGATCTCGTTGTTCGGGATCGCCTCGCCGGGCGCGTCCGCGCATTTGGTGTTGTAGGTTAGGTAGAGGTGACCCCAGGACAGGATCATGTCCTCCATCTCCGCGCCCATCGTCGCCGGGAGCACGATGTCGGCGTAGGAGGCGGTGTCCGAGATGAAGTGCTCGGCGGAGACCATGAACAGGTCCTCGCGCATCAGCCCCTCGACGATCTTGTCGGTCTCGGGTGCCTGCGTGACCGGGTTCGAGTTCCAGCACATCATCGACATGATCGGCGGATCGAGCTTCAGCTCGCCGGTGAGCGCGCGTCCGATCTGCAGGTTGCTGATGACGCGGGTGCCCTCGGGGATCAGGTCGGGCCGGCACATCACGTCGAACTTGTAGGGGTGCTCCCAGACGCCGAACTGCGTGACGCCGCCGCCGACATGGCGCCAGGCGCCGGTCAGGGCCGGGATGCAGGTCACGGCCCGGATGGTCTGGCCGCCGCCGTAATGTCGCTCCAGCGCCACGCCCATGCGGATGCCCACCGGCTGCTCGGTCGCCATCTCGCGGGCGAGTTTGCGGATGTACTCGGCCGGGACGCCGGTGATCTCGGCGGCCCATTCCGGCGTGCGGGTGCTGGCCCTCTCCTTCAACTCCTCGAAGCCGACCGTGTGGTTGTCGACGTAATCCTGGTCGACGAGGCCTTGTTCGATGATGGAGTTGATCAGCGCCATGGCGAGGGCGCCGTCTGTGCCGGGCTTGGGCGCGATGTGCCAGTCGGCCGCCTTGGCGGTGCGTGAGGCATAGGTGTCGATCACCACGACCTTGGCGCCCTTTTTCTGGGCGTCCTTGACGATGGCCCAGTGGTGCAGGTTCGTCGAGACCGAGTTGCAGGCCCAGATCACGATGTATTTGGAGTGGATGTAGCTGTCCGGATCGAGCCCTGCGGTCGGGCCGACGGTGAGGAGCCACGCGGTGCACGAGCCCTCGCCGCAGAAGGTCCGCTCGGTCACCGTGGCGCCCATGCGGTTGAAGAAGGCGTCGCCGCCGTTCAGCCCGTGCACGAGACCCTGGTTGCCGAGGTAGCTGTAGGGCGCGATGGCCTGCGGCCCGTACTGGTCGATGATCGCCTTCCAGCGCGTGACGATGGTGTCGAGGGCCTCGTCCCAGGTGATGCGCTCGAACTGCCTCTCACCCTTCGGCCCGACCCGCTTCATCGGATACAGCAGCCGGTCCGGGTGGTAGTGGCGCTTCTCGTAATCCTTCAGCTTCACGCAGAGGCCGCCGCGGGTCATCGGGTGGTCCGGGTTGCCGCGTACGCTCAGCAACTCCCCGTCCTTGACCTCGAACAGCATCGAGCAGGTGTCGGGGCAATCGTGCGGACAACCGCCGAAGAAGGTCTCGGTCAGGCTCTCGGCCTCGGCGACCAGCAGGGAGTCGGGCTTGACGATCTCGTTCATGTTTCCTCCGCCGCCGGGCGTCCCGCGTTATTGTTCTCGCGAGCCGGCCAAATACGGCGTCAGGATGCACTTAAGTGCGAACGATTCCAAGTTCGGCCCCGCTCGAGGGCCAGATTGGCGCGGGTTCGTGGCGTCGCGGGACGTGCCGCCGCCAGTGCGGCGCAACGGCCGGCATCCGGGCGCATCGACGTCGTCGCCTTCGGCTAATCCTCGGTCACCGAGACGGCGATCCGCGCGCTGCATCGGAAGTTGGACGAACCCGCTCCACCCAATGCCGGGACCGGACAGCCGGTGGCCGAAATCCGGCACTTGGTAGACATTCCTGAATGTCCGAGAGGGGTCGAGTGCGGGCGGTACTGAACGGGAGGGACCTGCGTCCGGCTACGCCGTCTTGCGCGGAGCACTGAGGAGGCCAGGCACCACCCGGCCGCCCTCGCCGAACGCCTTGCCAGCCTCCTCGCAGACGTTTGACAGCGCTTCGAAATCGCTCTTGGCAGCATTGGCCCCTCGACCATCGCTGCGCACGTCATCTTCAACATCCAGCGATTCGTGCTTCGCTCAGCGACGATAGCTGAGCGGCATTTTCTGGTCGCGATGGCCTGAGCGGCTTGGAAAGTTCTCCCTTCACCACTTAATGCAGCGCGGTGGGCCGTGGCGTGGCCTCGTCGGAGATACCCACCTTGGCCCAGACGTAGAACGCGAGCAGCGCGACCGGAACGCCGATCAGCGACGTGCCGATGAAGAACCAGGTGAAGCCTGTCCGCTCGATAACGAACCCGGAAAAGCCTGCCAGGATGCTGCCCGGGAAAGCGCAGAGCGACGTCAGAAGGCCGAACTGGCTGGCCGCGTGATCGGCCGATGCGAGCGTCGACATGTAGGTGATCAATACCACCGACGCGAAGGCATAGGCGAAACCATCGATGCCGACCGTGACCGCGAAGGTCCAGAAGGCCGTTCCGCCGTCGCCTCCGTGCGCAGCGAGGTAGGCGAGGCTCAGATGCGCGGCCGAACCCGCCACCGTGCCGATGAGGAGGCTCGGTAGCATCCCGATCCGCGGGATGAGAGCGCCGGCCAGGAACGTCCCGCCAAGCCCGATCCAGAAGCCGAAGAGTTTGGTGACTGTCGCGATGTCGGTGTTGGAGAAGCCTTGGTGCTTGAACAGCGGCACCGCCATCGCGCTCGCGACGTAGCCAGGCATGCGGAAGCCGGCGACCAGCAACAAGATGACGGGTGCTGTTGGGCCGAGACGTGTGAGCAACTCGCGGATGGGCGCCCAGATCGTTTCGACGAAGCCCGACCGGGCGAGATGAGGAACCTTATCCGATGGTGGTTCGGGCGCGAGTACGGCTGCGATCATGCCTACGAGCATCAGAGCGCCCATGCAGAGATAGGCGCCACGCCATCCGATCCTGTCAGCCAGGAAAAGGGCACCTGCTCCTGCGGCGAGGTTCCCGAGGCGCCAGCCGATCTCCGTCCAGGATGAAAGCACGGCCTGCTTTTCCGGGGGCCGGACGCTGGTGATGCGCCAGCCGTCGATGACGAGGTCGAGTGTTGCTCCCGCAAACCCCAAGGCCAGCGAAAAAACGATCGTCCATACGAGCATATTCGCTGGATCGCCGCACGCTATGCCGGCGACCGCCGCCATCACCCCGAGCTGCGCAGCAACGATCCAGCCTCTCCTTCGGCCGAGGATGCGCCCGAGCAAAGGCGGATCGTACCGATCGAGGAACGGCGCCCATAAAAATTTGAATTTGTAGGCGAGGGTCAGCTCGCTCAGGAGTCCGATGGTCGCGATCGAGATCCCGATGTCGGACAGCCAAGCCGACTGTGTCGCGTACACGAGAAGGAAAGGGATGCCCGACGTGAACCCAAGGCCGAGGGCTGGCGCGATCCGTCGATCGGTGAACAGTGCCGACCAGAAGGCTGTCCGTTCCGGCTTCGCTACTGCCACTTGGCTCATTGTCGCTTCTCTCCAACCTCGCCCGTCGGAGAGGCTACAAATCGCCCATCGCTGAAGTGGCAGACCGTCTGCTCATGCTGACGTCGACAACCCTTGCATCAGCGACCGGCCGGTTCGAACCGGTTCACGGCCTGGAGTTGAAGGCCAGGCGATGGGGTATAGGAAGCTAGGCTCGCGCCGGATAGCGCATGACCGCAAAAGGCCACGTCTGGCGGCCTTCGCGCAAGCTTGGTCGCGCAAATCGCCCGTCAGTCGATCACTTCGACGATCCGGCGCGTTCCTGGTTCGACCAACACGGGTATGTCGTTGACGATGGTGTAGTTGAAACCCTTCAGGGCAAACTCCGGTGGTACGTCATAATAGACGACGCCGTCTTCCGGCAGCACCGCTCCGACTCGCACCGTGCCGCGGTAGGCGAACGAAGGCCGCCGTTCGCCTCGCGTGTAGATGCGAAAGCGCTCACGACGGTCGATACCTAAAATCTCGTTGGCAGTCCCAACTGCACCACCGATGGCGCTCCCGACAGCGGCACCCAACGGGCCGGCGATGTTCCCTCCGCGCTCCGCTCCGTCCTGGGCCCCACGTGTGAGCCCTTGGGCGTGAACGGTCGTGCTCACGCTCAGCATCGTCAGCGCGGCCACCATAACTCTCGTCATCATCGGTTTTCGCGTCCGCTTTTGAAGGAGGCCAGAATGCCGAACGGCCATTGGCTCTCACCGTTCTCTTTCGAACCCTATCCTTAAGGAAGGCCACTCCGCGAGTGACTCTGCGCCTCGGTGCTGATGCCGACGCCTCGGCCAGTCAAGACGGCTTCTCGGCCGGTCCGGTCCCTGCACCAGACCGGCCGCGGCGCGATCCTCATTCCGCAGGGTCGCGCCGCGCGCCCGTCGCCACGACCTTCACCATGGCGTCGGGCAGCGGGCGCTGTAACTCGAGGGCGACCTGTGTCGGCGCTTCAAGCCACGTCCGCCACTCCTTCGGCGTCGTCAGCAAGACCGGCATCGCCTTCGGGTGGACAGGGCCGACGATGCCATCAGGCAATCAGGAAGCAACACGACCTGATCGCGGCCTGCTGCTTGGACAAAGCGTGCCATCTTCTACCTCCCGCCTTGGGAGAAAGACGACCATCATGAGCTCGAATCTCGAACAAGAAGATCGGCCATGCACATCGTTCGCATCTACGACACGACTGACAGCGTGCTGGATTTCGACCTACGTCATATCCTGGCAATGCTCGGAGCGCAGGCCATCGAATGCTCGTGGATTGTGAGCGGTGTCGCAGCATACGATGAGGCATTCGACGCGACGGGCGAACAGGCTGGACGTCTCGACGAGCTTGCGGCCTCCGGCAGACGGATCACGGGAGATCGGCTGCGAGACCTCGCCAATGGAACCCGGCAGGTCATCAGGGGCGAGTTTCGGGCTTACGCAGATGCGAGCGCTCCGGTGCCTGTGTTGATCGTGCGCGCTATCGACAGCAGCTTCTACGAGGTCGCCACCAACGAACCGCATGTCTTGCAAAACCTCAAGGCAATTTTCCGCGATGTCAGGCAGGCCTGATCACCAGACGCTCTTTTCACACAGCCTCGGTGGGAAGCAGAACCTGACCCTACGCCCTGAAGCGGACGTTCCGCTCCCGACACAACCCAACTGCCCAGATTGCCATGGCCGCCTCCCAAAAGCGGCCATTCGTTGGCCGTTCGGCAAATTCGGTTCGGGGTGGGTAGCGGACCCTGACCCCAAACCCTGAAGCGGACGTTCCGCCTCTGACCCAAGCTAGTCAGTCGCGACCATTAAAAGCTGCCCGTGATCTGACATCTGTCGATCCGCCGTGAGCCTGGGTTCAACTCGCGCCTGCGCTTTCAAAATCAAGGGCTATGCCATTCCACATCACTTCAAACACGAGAAGATACTATCATCGATGCGAGCCGTTCTATCGCAAATTATATGATCGTAAGCTGAGGCTGTTCAGCAGGCTCTGTCGCGATCCGCCGAAAAATTCCAAGCACGTGTTCTGGTGATGCCTGAGTTGCTGCCCCGTTGGCCACTTCATCCTGGGACCACATCCAAGAACGTGCGGGATCGCTACGCATGGCCCAGGCCGGGAAAAGACGCTCTGTCGCAACTTCATAGGACAGGCGATTGATCTCAAGATGTCGATCATCTCTGACGATCCGCGCATACGTGGCATCAATGGCGTCAGCGTTGCCTTCCAGAAGTTGCAGGTAGATGTCTCCACGACAAATGAGGGCGCCGGTCAGGCCGTCTCGCGTATTGCAGCGCCGCGATTGGGTGAGGATGCTATCCAGGGCGGAGTGATCAAATCCGAACGGACGAGACGCATAGATGAGCTGTACGAGGTTCATTGTATCAGCCTCACATCGATTCGGGTCTGAAGCTTTGGGGTCACGCTTAGGCTTTATCTTTAATGTCAGGGCTAAGTCCGGTGGCGAAACTGATGTCGAGCAGTCTCTGAGCCAGCAGGACAGCTGTCGGTGCATCGACAGCAGATGCGTCCGCTCCGACATGCTCGACGAGTTCGGGCTTGTCGAGGAAGACGGGGCCGCCCACCATAATGCCTACAGAACGGTTCCGTGATACGTCGCGGATCGCTTGGATCGAGGCCCTCAGACCATCCAGGCGAGTCTCGCAGCTGAGCGTTAGTCCGACGACATCGAACCACGTGGAACTCACGAGGTCTGAGATCTGGCTTGGGCTGGAAGCCAAGCCGCTCGCGACCTGCCATCCTGCGGCTTGTAGGAATTGCTCAACGACGGCGACGCCAAACGTATGCAGCTC belongs to Methylobacterium sp. 77 and includes:
- the pnp gene encoding polyribonucleotide nucleotidyltransferase; the protein is MFDVQREELMWGDRKLVLETGKVARQADGAVMATYGETSVLATVVSGKEPKAGIDFLPLTVNYQERAYAAGRIPGGYFKREGRPSEKETLVSRLIDRPIRPLFVEGWRNDTQVVVTVLTHDLENDPDILAMVAASAALTLSGVPFTGPIGAARVGFINGQYILNPPVPELENSTLDLVVAGTQDAVLMVESEAKELDEEVMLGAVMFGHKHFQPVIEAIIRLAEKAAKEPRNFSAPENGDVEKAVLDVCEAELRDAYKNTVKQERYAAVDAVKAKVIAALCPAEGEQKFAPEKVKAAFKEAQSKVVRWNILDTGSRIDGRDVRTVRPIVSQVGVLPRAHGSSLFTRGETQALVVATLGTGEDEQFIDALEGTYKETFLLHYNFPPYSVGETGRMGSPGRREIGHGKLAWRAVHPVLPPAHEFPYTIRVVSEITESNGSSSMASVCGASLSLMDAGVPLRRPVAGIAMGLILEGERYAVLSDILGDEDHLGDMDFKVAGTEAGITSLQMDIKIAGITEEIMKVALHQAQEGRVHILGEMAKALTDARPELGEYAPRIETMQIPTDKIREVIGTGGKVIREIVEKTGAKINIDDTGTVKIASSDGKAIKAAYNWIRSIVAEAEPGMIYDGTVVKTMEFGAFVNFFGAKDGLVHISELAAARVAKVTDVVKEGDKVKVKFLGQDDRGKIRLSMKVVDQETGEDITEKLKAERNADQDRARGPRQEA
- a CDS encoding MFS transporter translates to MSQVAVAKPERTAFWSALFTDRRIAPALGLGFTSGIPFLLVYATQSAWLSDIGISIATIGLLSELTLAYKFKFLWAPFLDRYDPPLLGRILGRRRGWIVAAQLGVMAAVAGIACGDPANMLVWTIVFSLALGFAGATLDLVIDGWRITSVRPPEKQAVLSSWTEIGWRLGNLAAGAGALFLADRIGWRGAYLCMGALMLVGMIAAVLAPEPPSDKVPHLARSGFVETIWAPIRELLTRLGPTAPVILLLVAGFRMPGYVASAMAVPLFKHQGFSNTDIATVTKLFGFWIGLGGTFLAGALIPRIGMLPSLLIGTVAGSAAHLSLAYLAAHGGDGGTAFWTFAVTVGIDGFAYAFASVVLITYMSTLASADHAASQFGLLTSLCAFPGSILAGFSGFVIERTGFTWFFIGTSLIGVPVALLAFYVWAKVGISDEATPRPTALH
- a CDS encoding DUF1236 domain-containing protein codes for the protein MVAALTMLSVSTTVHAQGLTRGAQDGAERGGNIAGPLGAAVGSAIGGAVGTANEILGIDRRERFRIYTRGERRPSFAYRGTVRVGAVLPEDGVVYYDVPPEFALKGFNYTIVNDIPVLVEPGTRRIVEVID
- a CDS encoding BLUF domain-containing protein — protein: MNLVQLIYASRPFGFDHSALDSILTQSRRCNTRDGLTGALICRGDIYLQLLEGNADAIDATYARIVRDDRHLEINRLSYEVATERLFPAWAMRSDPARSWMWSQDEVANGAATQASPEHVLGIFRRIATEPAEQPQLTII
- a CDS encoding molybdopterin oxidoreductase family protein, translated to MNEIVKPDSLLVAEAESLTETFFGGCPHDCPDTCSMLFEVKDGELLSVRGNPDHPMTRGGLCVKLKDYEKRHYHPDRLLYPMKRVGPKGERQFERITWDEALDTIVTRWKAIIDQYGPQAIAPYSYLGNQGLVHGLNGGDAFFNRMGATVTERTFCGEGSCTAWLLTVGPTAGLDPDSYIHSKYIVIWACNSVSTNLHHWAIVKDAQKKGAKVVVIDTYASRTAKAADWHIAPKPGTDGALAMALINSIIEQGLVDQDYVDNHTVGFEELKERASTRTPEWAAEITGVPAEYIRKLAREMATEQPVGIRMGVALERHYGGGQTIRAVTCIPALTGAWRHVGGGVTQFGVWEHPYKFDVMCRPDLIPEGTRVISNLQIGRALTGELKLDPPIMSMMCWNSNPVTQAPETDKIVEGLMREDLFMVSAEHFISDTASYADIVLPATMGAEMEDMILSWGHLYLTYNTKCADAPGEAIPNNEIFRQLAARLGYEDENFKWTDTECLEHYVDWNAPACEGIDLQYMREHGFARLKVGTPDDRAPHKEGNFPTPTGKCMFMVEGATNFVAPPFRQMYEAFQPGEALDPLPDYLGPRESHTNDPELAKRFPLNIVSPKSHYFLNSCYANMEDKQKGQGEQFVMISQADADARDVRDGDRVQVANDRGAFKGVARITDDVKPGIVVATLGYWRQLNDGTVNSISSGAFTDMGHAPSFSDNLVEVSRAN